A window of Infirmifilum lucidum contains these coding sequences:
- a CDS encoding glycosyltransferase family 2 protein yields the protein MIFEAVALLLAFIHFSIPLAYYWYAKAVWLKKPWNIKADLNYTPRVTVIVPTYNEATLIQQKLDDIAAQDYPRDSLEVIVVDSASTDRTPEIAEEWARGNNLQVKVLREPVRRGKAHALNTALSHATGEVVVVSDADSTWATRDTLRRAVAVLADPSVGAVTCIKVPAGRSPGRVEETYRGYYNTLRVAESKKHSTPVFHGELAAFRRKLLDEVKAFPTYTGSDDSHTATLIALKGYRAVALEDLVCVEFLPTRGYTSWRVRRAQHLVQHFAYTLKRVPRAPRGLKPILVAEAYLHLLNPWLLLAAAILLSAAAAKGDVLAAAALSAGILLLALKPYRTWIASQLYLILGSLRNLSGKGIAWEKTAKR from the coding sequence ATGATATTCGAGGCTGTAGCCTTACTACTAGCGTTCATACACTTTAGCATCCCGCTAGCATACTACTGGTACGCTAAGGCCGTGTGGCTCAAGAAGCCCTGGAACATAAAAGCTGACCTCAACTACACCCCTAGGGTCACGGTCATAGTCCCAACGTACAACGAGGCAACCCTAATACAGCAGAAACTCGACGATATCGCGGCACAAGACTATCCGAGAGACAGCCTAGAAGTCATAGTAGTCGACTCGGCGAGCACCGACAGAACACCGGAGATAGCGGAGGAGTGGGCTAGGGGGAACAACCTCCAGGTGAAAGTGCTCCGGGAGCCCGTGAGGAGGGGGAAAGCCCATGCACTGAACACGGCCTTAAGCCACGCGACCGGAGAGGTTGTCGTGGTCTCAGACGCAGACTCGACGTGGGCTACAAGGGACACGCTCAGGAGGGCCGTAGCAGTTCTCGCAGACCCGTCCGTAGGAGCAGTCACGTGCATCAAAGTGCCTGCAGGCAGGAGCCCCGGGAGAGTCGAGGAGACCTACAGGGGCTACTACAACACCCTCAGAGTAGCCGAGAGCAAGAAGCACTCGACGCCCGTCTTCCACGGGGAGCTCGCGGCGTTCAGGAGGAAGCTCCTTGATGAAGTAAAAGCTTTCCCAACCTACACGGGCTCTGACGACAGCCACACAGCGACGCTCATAGCCTTGAAGGGCTACAGGGCCGTGGCGCTCGAAGATCTCGTTTGCGTGGAGTTCCTGCCCACTAGGGGCTACACGTCCTGGAGGGTCAGGAGAGCCCAGCACCTGGTACAGCACTTCGCGTACACGCTAAAGCGCGTACCGCGAGCCCCAAGGGGCTTGAAGCCAATACTCGTAGCGGAGGCATACTTGCACCTGCTAAACCCATGGCTACTGCTAGCAGCGGCAATACTACTGTCCGCTGCGGCGGCAAAGGGGGACGTGCTAGCGGCGGCGGCGCTGTCTGCGGGCATACTACTGCTAGCCCTCAAGCCCTACAGGACGTGGATAGCGTCACAGCTATACCTAATCCTCGGGTCGCTGAGGAACCTCTCCGGCAAGGGGATAGCGTGGGAGAAAACAGCGAAGAGATAG